A single Nocardioides bizhenqiangii DNA region contains:
- a CDS encoding adenosine deaminase: protein MEPTRVPTVDELRSAPKVLLHDHLDGGLRPATIVELAAEAGHELPTTDAEALGVWFAEAADSGSLVRYLETFEHTVGVMQSAAALTRVARECAEDLAADGVVYAEIRYAPELHVQQGLTLDQVVAAVQEGFDQGVEASGGRIVVRQLVTAMRQAAPSLEIAELAIRYRDQGVAGFDIAGPEAGYPPTRFLDAFDYVRQENGHATCHAGEAFGLPSIWEAVQWCGADRLGHGVRIIDDIAVAEDGTAKLGRLASYVRDKRIPLEMCPSSNLQTGAATSIGEHPIGLLADLRFRVTVNTDNRLMSGTSMTEEHRLLCEAFGWGLPKVEWLTVNAMKSAFLPYDERYRLIMDVIKPWYADHR, encoded by the coding sequence ATGGAACCTACACGCGTGCCCACCGTTGACGAGCTGAGGTCCGCGCCGAAGGTCCTGCTGCACGACCATCTCGACGGTGGGCTACGGCCGGCGACCATCGTCGAGCTCGCCGCGGAGGCCGGCCACGAGCTGCCGACCACCGACGCCGAGGCGCTCGGCGTCTGGTTCGCGGAGGCCGCCGACTCCGGCTCGCTGGTGCGCTACCTCGAGACGTTCGAGCACACCGTCGGGGTGATGCAGAGCGCGGCGGCGCTCACCCGGGTCGCGCGCGAGTGCGCCGAGGACCTCGCAGCAGACGGGGTCGTCTACGCCGAGATCCGCTACGCCCCCGAGCTCCACGTCCAGCAGGGCTTGACCCTCGACCAGGTGGTCGCCGCCGTCCAGGAGGGGTTCGACCAGGGCGTCGAGGCGAGCGGCGGCCGGATCGTCGTACGTCAGCTGGTGACCGCGATGCGGCAGGCCGCGCCCTCGCTGGAGATCGCCGAACTGGCAATCCGCTACCGCGACCAGGGCGTCGCCGGCTTCGACATCGCCGGTCCCGAGGCCGGCTACCCGCCGACCCGCTTCCTCGACGCCTTCGACTACGTCCGCCAGGAGAACGGCCACGCCACGTGCCACGCCGGCGAGGCGTTCGGGCTGCCGTCGATCTGGGAGGCGGTCCAGTGGTGCGGCGCAGACCGGCTCGGCCACGGCGTCCGGATCATCGACGACATCGCGGTGGCGGAGGACGGCACGGCGAAGCTCGGCCGGCTCGCGTCGTACGTCCGCGACAAGCGGATCCCGCTCGAGATGTGCCCGTCGTCGAACCTGCAGACCGGCGCCGCGACCTCCATCGGCGAGCACCCGATCGGTCTGCTCGCCGACCTCCGGTTCCGGGTGACCGTCAACACCGACAACCGGCTGATGAGCGGCACGTCGATGACCGAGGAGCACCGGCTGCTCTGCGAGGCGTTCGGGTGGGGACTGCCCAAGGTCGAGTGGCTCACCGTCAACGCGATGAAGTCGGCCTTCCTGCCCTACGACGAGCGCTACCGGCTGATCATGGACGTCATCAAGCCCTGGTACGCCGACCACCGCTGA
- a CDS encoding ATP-binding protein: MPARVIVLAGPSGSGKSRLAERLRHRFGWPTMRLDDFYRDGDEPDLPRITSGSNAGLVDWDHPGTWHREDAVAALLELCRTGATDVPEYSISESRRTGAQRLDIGRAEVFCAEGIFAPDVVQACREAGVLEAAYCITQHRAVTFWRRLTRDLREHRKPPLVLVRRGLALARAQREVVRRATDVGCRVATGDRAYDEIVADHRHNGRSSQGSRRGLAG; the protein is encoded by the coding sequence GTGCCCGCCCGTGTGATCGTGCTCGCCGGCCCGTCCGGCTCCGGGAAGTCCCGGCTCGCCGAGCGGCTCCGGCACCGGTTCGGCTGGCCGACGATGCGGCTCGACGACTTCTACCGCGACGGCGACGAGCCCGACCTGCCGCGCATCACCAGCGGCAGCAACGCCGGCCTGGTCGACTGGGACCACCCCGGCACCTGGCACCGCGAGGACGCGGTCGCCGCGCTGCTCGAGCTGTGCCGCACCGGCGCGACCGACGTGCCCGAGTACTCGATCTCCGAGAGCCGTCGCACCGGCGCCCAGCGGCTCGACATCGGCCGGGCGGAGGTCTTCTGCGCGGAGGGGATCTTCGCGCCCGACGTGGTGCAGGCCTGTCGCGAGGCAGGCGTGCTCGAGGCGGCGTACTGCATCACCCAGCACCGCGCCGTCACCTTCTGGCGCCGGCTGACGCGCGACCTGCGCGAGCACCGCAAGCCGCCGTTGGTGCTCGTGCGTCGCGGACTAGCGCTCGCCCGCGCGCAGCGCGAGGTGGTACGGCGCGCGACCGACGTGGGCTGTCGGGTGGCGACCGGCGACCGTGCGTACGACGAGATCGTGGCCGACCACCGCCACAACGGCCGGAGCAGCCAGGGCAGCCGGCGTGGACTGGCCGGCTGA